One Tursiops truncatus isolate mTurTru1 chromosome 3, mTurTru1.mat.Y, whole genome shotgun sequence DNA segment encodes these proteins:
- the NKX2-5 gene encoding homeobox protein Nkx-2.5, with product MFPSPALTPTPFSVKDILNLEQQQRSLAAGELSARLEATLAPASCMLAAFKPEAYAGPEAAAPGLPELRAELGPAPSPAKCLPAFSAAPAFYPRAYGDPDPAKDPRADKKELCALQKAVELEKPEADSAERPRARRRRKPRVLFSQAQVYELERRFKQQRYLSAPERDQLASVLKLTSTQVKIWFQNRRYKCKRQRQDQTLELVGLPPPPPPPARRIAVPVLVRDGKPCLGDSAPYAPAYGVGLNAYGYNAYPAYPGYGGAACSPGYSCTAAYPAGPPPAQSVTAAANNNFVNFGVGDLNAVQSPGIPQGNSGVSTLHGIRAW from the exons ATGTTCCCCAGCCCCGCGCTCACGCCCACGCCGTTCTCGGTCAAAGACATCCTGAATCTGGAGCAGCAGCAGCGCAGCCTGGCCGCCGGGGAGCTCTCCGCGCGCCTGGAGGCCACCCTGGCGCCCGCCTCCTGCATGCTGGCCGCCTTCAAGCCCGAGGCCTACGCGGGGCCGGAGGCCGCAGCGCCCGGCCTCCCCGAGCTGCGCGCAGAGCTGGGCCCCGCGCCGTCGCCCGCCAAGTGCTTGCCTGCCTTCTCAGCCGCCCCCGCCTTCTATCCGCGTGCCTATGGCGACCCCGACCCTGCCAAGGACCCTCGAGCCGATAAGAAAG AGCTGTGCGCGCTGCAGAAGGCGGTGGAGCTGGAGAAGCCTGAGGCGGACAGCGCCGAGCGACCCCGGGCGCGACGGCGGAGGAAGCCGCGCGTGCTCTTCTCGCAGGCGCAGGTCTACGAGCTGGAGCGGCGCTTCAAGCAGCAGAGGTACCTGTCGGCTCCGGAGCGCGACCAGCTGGCCAGCGTGCTGAAGCTGACGTCTACGCAGGTCAAGATCTGGTTCCAGAACCGGCGCTACAAGTGCAAGCGGCAACGGCAGGACCAGACTCTGGAGCTGGTGGGGCTGcccccgccaccgccgccgccagCGCGCAGGATCGCGGTGCCAGTGTTGGTGCGCGATGGCAAGCCTTGCCTCGGGGACTCGGCGCCCTACGCGCCAGCCTATGGCGTGGGCCTCAACGCCTACGGCTATAACGCCTACCCCGCCTACCCGGGTTACGGTGGCGCGGCCTGCAGCCCTGGCTACAGCTGCACCGCTGCTTACCCCGCCGGGCCGCCACCGGCGCAGTCGGTTACGGCGGCCGCCAACAACAACTTCGTGAACTTCGGCGTCGGGGACTTGAACGCCGTGCAGAGCCCCGGGATTCCGCAGGGCAACTCAGGAGTGTCCACGCTGCACGGTATCCGAGCCTGGTAG